A single genomic interval of Chryseobacterium paludis harbors:
- a CDS encoding DinB family protein: MDTLSQLKSELDNEYQTTRKFFDIYPDDKNDFAPHEKSMKMKPLANHLADIFEWPNTMLKTSELDFGTAEYPTLSSTKEDLLKKLDDNFKSGIDALENAKEEELDSTWALKNNGHELAKWTKYASIRHSLNQITHHRAQLGVYYRLNDIPLPGSYGPSADVQSF; encoded by the coding sequence ATGGACACCTTATCTCAATTAAAATCAGAACTCGATAACGAGTATCAGACGACCAGAAAGTTCTTCGACATTTATCCTGATGACAAAAATGATTTCGCTCCTCATGAAAAGAGCATGAAAATGAAACCTCTAGCCAATCACCTTGCCGACATTTTTGAATGGCCGAATACGATGCTGAAAACATCAGAACTGGATTTTGGCACCGCTGAGTATCCTACATTATCTTCTACAAAAGAAGATCTGTTGAAAAAATTAGATGACAACTTTAAATCAGGTATTGATGCATTAGAAAATGCAAAAGAAGAAGAGCTAGATTCCACCTGGGCTTTGAAAAACAACGGTCATGAATTGGCAAAGTGGACGAAGTATGCGTCAATCCGTCATAGTTTAAATCAAATAACCCATCACAGAGCACAACTTGGAGTGTATTACAGACTCAATGACATTCCATTACCTGGAAGTTATGGGCCATCTGCGGATGTACAGAGTTTTTAA
- the feoB gene encoding ferrous iron transport protein B, translating into MQENTKKQILLVGNPNVGKSTVFNTLCNKKQKTGNYAGVTVASYSGNYRYKDEEVEVIDLPGSYSIYPSSEDEAIFSKFLIDEQKNYAGVVYILEALSLKRGLLLFQQIQDLGIPMILVVNQIDQAERRGINIDIKQFSEALNIKIIQTNAKEQIGIDEIREAVFNSDFQKRDHISFETPNEHKDFISQIKAHKGFDNEYKAWMSISSGPGLGKIESIHDLLNGADAKSLVPKRLQVQETVRRYQNIDKVLANVITKKPQFKELLTEKLDKVLVHKFWGYVVFMFILLIIFQSVFFLAEFPMNWIESFFSWLSAFTGEHLPDGPVNSLVSNGIIPGLGGIMVFAPQIGILLYFLYLLEDSGYMARVIFLMDRFLRPFGLNGKSIVPLVSGTACAIPAVISTRNIENVKERLLTILVTPFMTCSARLPVYSIIIGLVISDKSFLGIKYKALVLMGMYLLGFLVALFSAAILKRFIKDKGKTYLVMDLPTYKKPLFGYDFKMVLGKVWDFITGAGKIIFIVSIIIWFLSYFGPSQKSNQMVATDVKLDHSYLAKMGKAIEPAIAPLGYDWKMGVGIITSFVAREVFVGTMSTLYSLDDDAPEMKVIDKMRHDVKPNGEKVFNFATGISVLMFYAFAMQCVSTLAVVYRETKSWKWTGFQVVMMTGLAYFVSMFIYQILK; encoded by the coding sequence ATGCAGGAAAATACGAAAAAACAGATCCTTTTAGTAGGAAATCCTAATGTGGGAAAATCTACGGTTTTCAACACACTCTGCAATAAAAAGCAGAAAACAGGAAATTATGCGGGTGTTACTGTAGCTAGTTATTCCGGGAACTACAGGTATAAAGATGAAGAGGTTGAGGTAATTGATCTACCAGGTTCTTACAGTATTTACCCAAGCTCCGAGGATGAGGCTATTTTTTCTAAATTTCTGATCGATGAACAGAAGAATTATGCAGGAGTAGTTTATATTCTTGAAGCACTAAGTTTAAAAAGAGGACTTCTTCTTTTCCAACAGATCCAGGATCTGGGAATTCCCATGATTTTGGTGGTTAATCAGATTGACCAGGCAGAGAGAAGAGGGATAAATATTGATATCAAACAATTTTCAGAAGCTTTAAATATTAAAATTATCCAGACCAATGCCAAAGAGCAGATTGGTATTGATGAAATAAGAGAAGCTGTTTTCAACAGTGATTTTCAAAAAAGAGATCACATTTCTTTTGAAACACCTAACGAACATAAAGATTTTATTTCTCAAATTAAGGCTCACAAAGGTTTTGATAATGAGTATAAAGCATGGATGAGTATATCTTCTGGTCCAGGGCTTGGAAAAATAGAATCAATACATGATTTGCTTAATGGAGCAGATGCTAAAAGTTTAGTTCCAAAAAGATTACAGGTTCAGGAAACCGTAAGAAGATATCAAAATATAGATAAGGTTTTAGCAAATGTTATCACTAAAAAACCTCAGTTCAAAGAATTATTGACGGAAAAACTCGATAAGGTTCTGGTTCATAAATTCTGGGGATATGTCGTTTTTATGTTTATCTTACTAATCATATTCCAGAGCGTTTTCTTTCTGGCAGAATTTCCTATGAACTGGATTGAAAGTTTCTTTTCATGGCTATCTGCATTTACAGGCGAACATCTTCCTGATGGTCCAGTTAATTCTTTAGTGTCAAACGGAATTATTCCTGGATTGGGAGGGATTATGGTTTTTGCGCCACAAATTGGTATTTTACTTTACTTCTTATATTTATTGGAAGATTCAGGATATATGGCAAGGGTTATTTTCCTGATGGATAGGTTCTTACGTCCTTTTGGATTAAATGGAAAAAGTATAGTGCCGCTGGTTTCGGGAACAGCCTGTGCTATTCCTGCAGTGATCTCAACCCGAAATATTGAAAACGTAAAGGAAAGATTGTTAACCATTTTGGTAACACCATTTATGACTTGTTCTGCCAGACTTCCTGTTTACAGTATCATCATTGGATTGGTCATTTCAGACAAAAGCTTTTTAGGAATAAAATATAAGGCACTTGTTTTAATGGGAATGTATTTATTAGGTTTCCTTGTTGCTTTATTTTCTGCTGCTATTCTTAAAAGATTTATTAAAGATAAAGGGAAGACCTATCTGGTAATGGATTTACCAACCTATAAAAAACCACTTTTCGGATACGACTTTAAAATGGTGTTAGGAAAAGTTTGGGATTTTATCACCGGAGCCGGGAAAATAATCTTTATTGTGAGTATCATTATTTGGTTTTTAAGTTATTTCGGCCCATCACAAAAATCCAATCAGATGGTCGCTACTGATGTAAAATTAGATCATTCCTATCTTGCAAAGATGGGTAAAGCGATAGAGCCGGCAATTGCCCCATTGGGATATGACTGGAAAATGGGCGTTGGAATTATAACCAGTTTTGTTGCCAGAGAAGTTTTCGTGGGAACAATGTCTACTTTATACAGTTTGGATGATGATGCTCCTGAAATGAAAGTAATAGATAAAATGAGACATGATGTAAAACCAAATGGGGAGAAAGTGTTTAATTTTGCAACAGGAATATCCGTACTTATGTTTTACGCATTTGCAATGCAGTGTGTTTCTACACTTGCAGTAGTTTACAGAGAAACCAAAAGCTGGAAATGGACTGGCTTTCAGGTGGTAATGATGACCGGTTTGGCATACTTTGTGTCAATGTTTATTTATCAAATTTTAAAATAA
- a CDS encoding carboxypeptidase-like regulatory domain-containing protein → MKKNITLFLMIFLSVLTYAQKSVTGKITDEDGVPIPSASVTVEEPGKDAILAYGITNSKGEYKVSFTSAESNVDLKVKAFNQKPLTKQISNSDQTLSFKMESEATEIKEVQLKTKMITSRGDTIAYDLKAFDSKSDRTLADVMKKIPGIEVNTDGTILYQGNAINKFYVNGKDLMEGGYGTINNSLPKDAVQKVEVLENHQPVKILQDKVPSDQAAINIKLKNSVTMTGRGEVGTGFGDPWLWNVKLTPMFFGQKSQWVVNYKTNNMGEQVENEGNILAFGNSWEGRRINAAQNDWLNVENATTPNLPVKRYLMNNVHYLSANYLTNIDKKKEWELKANANYTNNAVEREDNVETKYFSPDNNVLSTVVTSTKNNYYTDKIKGELIFTKNAKKGFFKNTTSFSQFWNADRAVATRGGRLGNEGIESPTSSFQNSLSTIIPWKEKMVNLKSYINYQDDRQTLEITPANYLQFPYRNPAVDSITTINFAPGSRAIQNMRIKTLDTSHSANISFSTKGWTFTPEVGIDFSTDKLNTNFSGVAIPNPDIPNDLPPNFNDPIYENSLRFTEITPKASVGVNYKSDSWSLFANFPVNLNNIKAEDGLRGVSKSLNKTTFTPNIFAQYTFASFWKASANVNISNNFGDVNSAYAGYILTSPGGFNVMSPNNPIPQTNTKSAGARIEYRNPLNNLFFNLNYRLSDSKKNLLSSPILDPTTGFTLMQFIEQENHAKNNAFSVEVGKYFPKFKTNASISYGNTVAKSDAFLNENQFQNKNNTQTYGFKLNNTYFSWMSVDYNLNLSRNKQENIGLNNGGRLGINEGFNHNLGLFFYPIENHTIGFNWDQVNTSDGTQKYHNAFYDLTYQFTWAKKKIDFELKWLNIANRKVFETYNINATTNSIAYTRVQLRPSQVMFTVKFNFK, encoded by the coding sequence ATGAAAAAGAATATTACTTTGTTTCTGATGATTTTTCTCTCTGTACTTACCTATGCACAGAAATCAGTTACCGGAAAGATCACAGATGAAGATGGTGTTCCTATTCCAAGCGCAAGTGTAACAGTTGAAGAACCTGGAAAAGATGCCATTTTAGCGTATGGAATTACCAACTCAAAAGGAGAATATAAAGTAAGCTTTACTTCAGCTGAATCCAATGTAGATCTGAAAGTAAAGGCATTTAATCAAAAACCGCTAACGAAACAAATAAGCAACAGCGATCAGACTTTAAGTTTTAAAATGGAGTCCGAAGCGACAGAAATCAAAGAAGTCCAGCTTAAAACCAAAATGATCACCTCAAGAGGAGACACGATTGCCTATGACCTTAAGGCTTTCGATAGTAAAAGTGACAGAACACTTGCTGACGTGATGAAAAAGATCCCGGGTATTGAAGTGAATACGGATGGAACGATTCTTTATCAGGGAAATGCCATCAATAAATTCTATGTTAATGGAAAAGACCTTATGGAAGGTGGCTATGGAACCATTAACAACTCACTGCCAAAAGATGCGGTGCAGAAAGTTGAAGTTCTTGAGAATCACCAACCCGTAAAAATACTTCAGGACAAAGTACCTTCAGATCAGGCTGCCATTAATATTAAGCTAAAAAATTCGGTTACCATGACAGGTAGAGGTGAAGTCGGAACCGGTTTTGGAGATCCATGGCTGTGGAATGTGAAGTTAACACCGATGTTCTTTGGACAGAAAAGCCAATGGGTTGTTAATTATAAAACCAATAACATGGGCGAGCAGGTAGAAAATGAAGGAAATATTCTGGCCTTTGGAAATAGTTGGGAGGGACGACGAATTAATGCAGCTCAAAACGATTGGTTGAATGTTGAGAATGCAACCACACCAAATTTACCAGTAAAAAGATACTTAATGAATAATGTGCATTATTTATCAGCTAATTATTTGACCAATATTGACAAGAAAAAAGAATGGGAACTAAAGGCCAATGCAAACTATACAAATAATGCAGTGGAAAGAGAAGATAATGTAGAAACCAAATATTTTTCTCCGGATAATAATGTTTTATCTACTGTTGTAACAAGTACAAAAAATAATTATTATACAGATAAAATAAAGGGAGAATTAATTTTTACAAAAAATGCTAAAAAAGGATTTTTCAAAAATACAACCAGCTTTAGTCAATTTTGGAATGCAGATAGAGCCGTTGCAACAAGAGGAGGAAGATTAGGAAATGAAGGAATAGAGTCTCCGACATCCTCTTTCCAAAACTCTTTAAGTACAATTATCCCATGGAAGGAGAAAATGGTTAATCTTAAATCATATATTAATTACCAAGATGATAGGCAAACCTTGGAAATAACTCCAGCCAATTATTTACAATTTCCTTACAGAAATCCGGCTGTTGATTCAATTACAACTATTAATTTTGCTCCAGGTAGTAGAGCAATACAAAATATGAGAATTAAAACGCTTGATACTTCTCATTCTGCTAATATTAGCTTTTCAACAAAAGGCTGGACGTTTACACCAGAAGTTGGGATTGATTTTTCTACAGATAAACTAAATACTAATTTTAGCGGGGTTGCTATACCAAATCCGGATATACCAAATGACCTTCCTCCTAATTTTAATGATCCTATTTATGAAAATAGTTTAAGGTTTACAGAAATTACACCTAAAGCTTCAGTCGGGGTGAATTATAAATCTGATTCTTGGAGCTTATTTGCCAATTTTCCTGTGAATTTAAATAACATTAAGGCAGAAGATGGATTGAGAGGTGTTTCTAAATCGTTAAATAAAACGACTTTTACTCCTAATATTTTTGCACAATATACGTTTGCTTCTTTTTGGAAAGCAAGTGCAAATGTAAATATCAGTAATAATTTTGGTGATGTAAACTCTGCATATGCAGGATATATTTTAACCAGTCCGGGAGGATTTAACGTAATGAGTCCTAACAATCCTATTCCACAAACGAATACAAAATCGGCAGGAGCACGAATTGAATACAGAAATCCACTGAACAATCTATTCTTTAACCTTAATTATAGACTGAGTGATAGTAAGAAAAATTTACTTTCTTCACCTATCCTAGATCCAACAACAGGTTTTACATTAATGCAATTTATTGAACAGGAAAATCATGCAAAAAACAATGCATTTAGTGTTGAAGTAGGTAAATACTTCCCAAAATTTAAAACAAATGCTTCGATTAGCTATGGTAATACAGTTGCTAAATCAGACGCCTTTTTAAATGAAAATCAATTTCAAAATAAAAACAATACACAGACCTACGGATTTAAACTCAATAACACTTATTTTAGCTGGATGAGTGTAGATTACAACCTTAATTTGTCTAGAAATAAACAAGAAAATATAGGGTTAAATAATGGAGGGAGACTGGGGATAAATGAGGGATTCAATCATAATTTAGGATTGTTCTTTTATCCTATAGAAAACCACACAATTGGATTTAACTGGGATCAGGTAAATACGAGTGACGGAACTCAAAAATACCATAATGCTTTTTATGATTTAACTTACCAATTTACCTGGGCCAAGAAGAAGATTGATTTTGAGCTGAAATGGTTAAATATAGCGAATAGAAAGGTTTTTGAAACTTATAATATTAATGCAACAACTAACAGCATTGCTTACACTAGAGTTCAGCTCCGTCCAAGTCAGGTCATGTTTACCGTAAAATTCAACTTCAAATAA
- the glmM gene encoding phosphoglucosamine mutase yields the protein MSLIKSISGIRGTIGGKVNDNLTPLDVVKFASAFGTWLQNNKNKKDLTLVIGRDARISGGMVSSLVTATLQGLGINVVDLGLSTTPTVEIMVPELKADGGIILTASHNPKQWNALKLLNEKGEFISGENGAEMLAIAESEDFNFAEVDDLGKYETRDDAFDIHIQQILDLPMVDVEAIKAKKFKVVLDAVNSTGGIAIPMLLDKLGCETVKLYCEPNGQFPHNPEPLKEHLGDICELVKKENADFGVVVDPDVDRLALIDEKGEMFGEEYTLVAIADYLLKNKNGVAISNLSSSRALRDIAQNHHSEYFASAVGEVNVVTLMKEKNAVIGGEGNGGIIYPDLHYGRDSLVGVALFLTYLAKENKTVSELRAGYPSYFMGKKKIELTPEINVDDILAKMEKEYQNEEVSTIDGVKIDFENNWVHLRKSNTEPIIRIYTEAKSQEEADQLADEIIAKINSLI from the coding sequence ATGTCATTAATTAAAAGTATTTCAGGAATCCGAGGAACGATCGGAGGAAAAGTGAATGATAACCTAACACCACTTGATGTGGTAAAGTTCGCTTCAGCATTCGGAACTTGGCTTCAGAATAATAAAAACAAAAAAGATTTAACGCTTGTTATAGGAAGAGACGCCAGAATTTCCGGTGGAATGGTTTCTTCTCTGGTAACGGCTACATTACAAGGTTTAGGAATTAATGTTGTTGATCTTGGACTTTCTACAACGCCTACGGTTGAAATCATGGTGCCTGAACTGAAGGCAGACGGAGGGATTATCCTTACCGCTTCTCACAATCCAAAACAGTGGAACGCGCTTAAATTACTTAACGAAAAAGGAGAATTCATCAGTGGTGAGAATGGAGCAGAAATGTTGGCTATCGCTGAAAGCGAAGATTTCAATTTTGCAGAAGTAGATGATTTAGGAAAATATGAAACAAGAGATGATGCTTTTGATATTCATATTCAGCAGATCCTTGATTTACCAATGGTAGATGTAGAAGCGATTAAAGCTAAAAAATTCAAAGTTGTTTTAGACGCCGTAAACTCAACAGGAGGAATTGCTATTCCAATGTTGCTTGACAAGCTAGGGTGTGAAACGGTAAAACTATACTGTGAGCCCAACGGACAATTTCCTCACAATCCTGAACCATTAAAAGAGCATTTAGGAGATATCTGCGAATTGGTGAAGAAAGAAAATGCTGACTTCGGAGTTGTTGTAGATCCGGATGTAGACAGATTGGCACTGATCGATGAGAAAGGAGAAATGTTCGGGGAAGAATATACCCTGGTAGCTATCGCAGATTATTTATTAAAGAATAAAAATGGGGTGGCTATTTCAAACCTTTCTTCAAGCCGTGCTTTGAGAGATATCGCTCAAAATCATCATTCAGAATATTTCGCAAGTGCTGTAGGAGAGGTAAACGTGGTTACCTTAATGAAAGAGAAAAATGCAGTAATCGGAGGTGAAGGAAACGGAGGGATCATTTATCCTGACTTGCATTACGGAAGAGATTCATTGGTTGGTGTAGCCCTTTTCCTTACCTATTTAGCTAAAGAAAATAAGACCGTTTCAGAATTAAGAGCTGGTTATCCAAGTTATTTTATGGGTAAAAAGAAAATTGAACTGACTCCTGAAATCAATGTAGATGATATTTTAGCAAAAATGGAAAAGGAATATCAGAATGAAGAGGTTTCTACGATAGATGGCGTAAAAATAGATTTTGAAAATAATTGGGTGCACCTTCGTAAATCGAATACAGAACCTATTATCAGAATATATACTGAAGCTAAATCTCAGGAAGAAGCAGATCAGCTGGCAGATGAGATCATCGCAAAAATAAATAGTTTGATTTAA
- a CDS encoding cupin-like domain-containing protein: MGVILKPIDVVDDISKEDFFEKYLRPRKPVVIKNMAKKWPAYQKWTMEYVKEVVGDVVVPLYDSAKADPAAPINAPTTEMKFADYIDLIQREPTDLRIFFFDPIKRANKLLDDYISPKELMGGFLDKYPSMFFGGKGSVTFLHFDIDLAHIFHTHFNGRKHVLLFDYKWKDRLYKLPYATYALEDYDIENPDFKNFPALDGVEGIECFLEHGDTLFMPTGWWHWMKYLDGSFSISLRAWDKSWAVKANSLWNLTVQRNFDNFMKGRFKKRYMDWKEKKAVERANYALKRGLPK, translated from the coding sequence ATGGGAGTTATTCTAAAACCTATAGATGTTGTCGACGATATTTCTAAAGAAGATTTCTTCGAAAAATACCTGAGACCCAGAAAACCGGTTGTCATAAAGAACATGGCAAAAAAATGGCCAGCTTACCAAAAATGGACGATGGAATATGTAAAGGAAGTGGTAGGAGATGTTGTTGTTCCTTTATATGATAGTGCCAAAGCCGATCCCGCAGCTCCGATCAATGCTCCTACTACAGAAATGAAGTTTGCTGATTATATAGACCTGATTCAGAGAGAACCAACAGACTTGAGAATTTTCTTTTTTGATCCTATAAAACGTGCTAATAAATTATTGGACGATTATATTTCCCCAAAAGAATTGATGGGCGGATTTCTCGATAAATATCCTTCTATGTTTTTTGGAGGTAAAGGTTCAGTAACATTTTTGCATTTTGACATTGATTTAGCGCATATTTTCCATACTCACTTCAATGGAAGAAAACACGTATTGCTTTTTGATTATAAATGGAAAGACAGGTTATACAAACTTCCTTATGCAACTTATGCTCTGGAAGATTATGATATTGAAAACCCTGATTTCAAAAATTTTCCGGCTTTAGATGGCGTAGAAGGGATTGAGTGTTTTCTTGAACATGGTGATACGCTATTTATGCCTACCGGATGGTGGCACTGGATGAAATATCTTGATGGAAGCTTTTCTATTTCTCTAAGAGCATGGGACAAATCCTGGGCCGTGAAAGCGAATTCCCTTTGGAACCTTACCGTTCAAAGGAACTTTGACAATTTCATGAAAGGCCGCTTTAAGAAAAGATACATGGACTGGAAAGAGAAAAAAGCTGTTGAAAGAGCAAATTATGCTTTGAAAAGAGGCTTACCTAAATAA
- a CDS encoding FeoA family protein, whose amino-acid sequence MYKKQALKEKDLHKLSGFPKNKMGKILDYDNDHLKMPNKIIEMGLLPETVFRILYQAPFNGPMYVEFGEEKSRIALREEEGDYIIVQDLD is encoded by the coding sequence ATGTACAAAAAGCAGGCTTTGAAAGAGAAGGATCTACATAAATTAAGCGGTTTTCCTAAGAATAAAATGGGGAAAATACTGGACTATGATAATGACCATCTAAAGATGCCGAACAAAATTATAGAAATGGGACTTTTACCGGAAACTGTTTTTAGGATTTTGTATCAGGCTCCGTTTAATGGTCCCATGTATGTTGAATTTGGAGAGGAGAAAAGCCGGATTGCTCTTAGAGAGGAAGAAGGAGATTATATCATTGTACAAGATTTGGATTAA
- a CDS encoding GLPGLI family protein — protein sequence MKKLFSVFLIALFAVANAQESKETANRFFYELTFKPKKDSTKIDKVVTILDITDKNRSIYQDYTIIAQDSILKIEIEAMQKAGVMKDLSKTIKQPKLSARIYKSYPSMKVQYVDKIASGFTPSNIGYNEEPKFNWNIQNEKQKIGAYNTQKATTEFGGRKWTAWFSTDLPFQDGPYKFSGLPGLIVKIEDDAKDYSWVLQGNKKVKDYTEYSYVENLMQAKGGKVNELTREKFEKTYNDFKKDPFATMRPMMTQEMLSKTIPGMDGTLGDMMKKQEKQYKEFFNANDNPIEKVEVADKKKK from the coding sequence ATGAAAAAGCTCTTCTCAGTATTTTTAATTGCTCTTTTTGCTGTTGCAAATGCTCAGGAATCTAAAGAAACTGCAAACCGTTTCTTTTACGAACTTACCTTTAAACCTAAAAAGGATTCTACAAAAATTGATAAGGTGGTCACTATATTGGATATTACAGACAAAAACAGATCTATATACCAAGATTACACGATCATCGCCCAGGATTCTATTCTGAAAATAGAAATAGAAGCAATGCAGAAGGCAGGCGTGATGAAAGACCTTTCAAAAACGATTAAGCAGCCAAAACTTTCAGCAAGGATCTATAAATCATACCCGAGCATGAAAGTTCAGTATGTGGATAAAATTGCCAGTGGATTTACACCAAGTAATATCGGCTATAATGAAGAACCGAAATTTAACTGGAACATTCAGAATGAGAAACAAAAGATAGGAGCATATAACACTCAAAAGGCGACTACAGAGTTTGGAGGAAGAAAATGGACGGCGTGGTTCAGTACTGATCTACCCTTCCAGGACGGACCTTATAAGTTTTCTGGTCTTCCGGGACTAATTGTTAAAATAGAAGATGATGCTAAAGATTATTCTTGGGTTCTTCAAGGAAATAAAAAAGTAAAAGATTATACAGAGTATTCATATGTTGAAAATCTAATGCAGGCGAAAGGAGGAAAAGTAAATGAACTGACAAGAGAGAAGTTTGAAAAAACATACAATGATTTTAAGAAGGATCCTTTTGCTACCATGAGACCTATGATGACTCAGGAAATGCTTTCCAAGACGATACCAGGAATGGACGGAACACTTGGAGATATGATGAAAAAGCAGGAAAAGCAATACAAAGAATTCTTTAATGCCAACGATAACCCAATTGAAAAAGTTGAGGTAGCAGACAAGAAGAAAAAATAG
- a CDS encoding cupin-like domain-containing protein produces the protein MGVILKPIDIVDDITKEEFFEKYLKPRRPVVIKNMAKKWPAYQKWTMEYIKEVVGDVEVPLYDSSKADPSAPINTPTTRMKFVDYIDLIQREPTDLRIFFFDPIKFANKLLEDYISPKDLMGGFLDKYPSMFFGGKGSVTFLHYDIDLPHIFHTHFNGRKHVILFENKWKERLYKIPYTTYALEDYDIENPDFEKFPALNGIEGIECFLEHGDTLFMPTGWWHWMKYLDGSFSLSLRAWDKSWAVKAHSIWNLTVQRKFDDVMKVNFKKKYMDWKEKKAVKIAESALKNNLPK, from the coding sequence ATGGGAGTCATTTTAAAGCCTATTGATATTGTAGACGACATCACCAAAGAGGAGTTCTTTGAAAAATATCTAAAGCCAAGAAGGCCAGTCGTTATTAAAAATATGGCAAAAAAATGGCCAGCTTATCAAAAATGGACGATGGAGTACATAAAAGAAGTAGTAGGAGATGTCGAAGTTCCTTTATATGATAGTTCAAAGGCTGATCCTTCCGCTCCTATAAATACACCTACCACAAGAATGAAGTTCGTTGATTATATTGATCTTATCCAAAGAGAACCAACTGATCTGAGGATCTTCTTTTTTGATCCGATAAAATTTGCGAATAAATTACTGGAAGATTATATTTCTCCAAAAGATTTAATGGGTGGGTTCCTCGATAAATACCCTTCGATGTTTTTCGGAGGAAAAGGTTCTGTTACATTTTTGCATTATGATATAGACTTACCTCATATTTTTCATACCCACTTCAATGGGCGGAAGCATGTGATCCTTTTTGAAAATAAGTGGAAAGAAAGATTATATAAGATTCCTTATACAACCTACGCACTGGAAGATTATGATATTGAAAATCCTGATTTCGAAAAGTTCCCTGCCCTGAATGGTATCGAAGGAATTGAATGTTTCCTTGAGCATGGTGACACCCTGTTTATGCCTACCGGATGGTGGCACTGGATGAAATATCTGGATGGAAGTTTCTCACTTTCTCTTAGAGCATGGGATAAATCCTGGGCTGTGAAAGCACATTCTATATGGAATCTTACTGTTCAGCGTAAATTTGACGATGTCATGAAAGTCAATTTCAAGAAAAAATATATGGACTGGAAGGAAAAGAAAGCTGTTAAAATAGCAGAAAGTGCATTAAAAAATAACTTACCAAAGTAA